In a single window of the Chondrocystis sp. NIES-4102 genome:
- a CDS encoding cytosine-specific methyltransferase: MVKQIRFIDLFCGIGGLRLGFEDACRDLKINSICVFSSEIKSAAIKVYQKNFNGDQVDGDITKIDSQQIPSFDILLAGFPCQSFSSAGNRNGLSDERGVLFYEIERILRDKKPQGFLLENVANLIKHENGKTWKIIEDKLLNLGYKVNYTVLNSKDHGLPQSRERIYIVGTLQQKVNLENFSEETSCLEDILEQGKKTLDTIFVRKLLKKYSLTELYGKAIKDKRGGDNNIHSWDLELKGQINQEQKELLNELLKARRNNKWAEIKGIKWMDGMPLTIEEITSFYKPIFFANNLQYLKDLLDDLVEKKYLSFEHPKDEVEVINKLGKLVKKRLPREDLPKGYNIVTGKLSFEINKILDPQAIAPTLVATDMERIGVIDGQGIRKLTTREGLRMFGFPESFVLDLSVKQAFDLLGNTVPIPVVKKVATRLLNCLNEAQSDFAFNCNYSLSADAESIDSFSPVCSK, translated from the coding sequence ATGGTTAAGCAGATAAGATTTATTGATTTATTTTGCGGTATTGGAGGTCTAAGGTTAGGTTTTGAAGATGCTTGCCGAGATTTAAAGATTAATTCTATTTGTGTTTTTTCTTCCGAAATTAAATCAGCAGCTATTAAAGTTTATCAGAAGAATTTTAATGGTGATCAAGTAGATGGAGATATTACTAAAATTGATTCCCAGCAAATTCCATCTTTTGATATTTTATTAGCAGGTTTTCCTTGTCAGTCATTTAGTAGTGCAGGCAACAGAAACGGCTTATCGGATGAACGAGGAGTTTTATTTTATGAAATTGAGCGAATCTTAAGAGATAAAAAACCCCAAGGATTCTTATTAGAAAATGTGGCTAATTTAATTAAGCATGAAAATGGTAAAACTTGGAAGATAATTGAAGATAAACTACTAAATTTAGGATACAAAGTTAATTATACAGTTTTGAATTCTAAAGATCATGGATTACCTCAGAGTAGGGAGAGAATTTATATTGTTGGTACACTCCAGCAAAAAGTAAACTTAGAAAATTTTTCAGAGGAGACATCATGTTTAGAAGATATTTTAGAACAAGGTAAAAAAACTTTAGATACAATCTTTGTTAGAAAATTATTAAAGAAATATAGTTTAACCGAGTTATATGGAAAAGCAATTAAGGATAAAAGAGGCGGAGATAATAATATTCATAGCTGGGATTTAGAACTTAAAGGACAGATCAACCAAGAGCAAAAAGAATTACTAAATGAACTTTTGAAAGCCAGAAGAAACAATAAATGGGCAGAGATTAAAGGTATTAAATGGATGGATGGGATGCCTTTAACTATAGAAGAAATTACAAGTTTTTATAAACCTATTTTCTTTGCCAATAATCTTCAATATCTAAAAGATTTATTAGATGATTTGGTGGAAAAAAAGTATTTGTCTTTTGAGCATCCCAAGGATGAAGTTGAAGTTATAAATAAATTAGGAAAGCTAGTAAAAAAGAGATTGCCGAGGGAGGATTTACCCAAAGGATATAATATTGTTACAGGAAAACTTAGTTTTGAAATCAATAAAATTTTAGATCCTCAAGCTATTGCGCCTACACTTGTAGCAACGGATATGGAGCGTATAGGTGTTATTGACGGACAAGGAATTAGGAAATTAACGACTAGGGAAGGTCTTAGAATGTTTGGATTTCCTGAATCTTTTGTATTAGATTTAAGTGTTAAACAAGCTTTTGATTTATTAGGAAATACTGTTCCAATTCCTGTTGTTAAAAAAGTAGCAACAAGGCTATTAAATTGTCTCAATGAAGCTCAATCAGACTTTGCTTTTAATTGTAATTATTCCCTATCTGCTGATGCTGAATCTATAGATAGTTTTTCTCCAGTATGTTCAAAATAA
- a CDS encoding photosystem II protein Psb27: MFSKKYLSRILALVLVVAIGLMGCTSNPSGLSGNYGKDTVAILENLKSAINLPDDASNKKEVISLARSQISDYASRYRRNSQTAGLRSFTTMQTALNALAGYYSSYGNRPLPEKLKNRLNDEFRQVEISLKRGV; encoded by the coding sequence ATGTTTTCTAAAAAATACTTATCTCGCATATTGGCATTAGTTTTAGTGGTAGCTATTGGTTTAATGGGTTGTACTAGTAATCCTTCTGGATTATCTGGCAATTACGGTAAAGATACTGTAGCAATCTTAGAAAATCTTAAGTCTGCAATTAATTTACCTGATGATGCAAGTAACAAAAAAGAAGTAATTAGTTTAGCCCGCAGCCAAATTAGCGATTATGCTTCTCGTTATCGTCGCAATTCCCAAACTGCTGGTTTACGCTCATTTACTACTATGCAAACTGCTTTAAACGCGCTGGCTGGTTATTATAGTTCTTATGGCAACCGTCCACTACCAGAAAAGCTAAAAAATCGTTTAAATGATGAATTTAGACAAGTAGAAATCTCTTTAAAAAGAGGCGTATAA
- the lpxB2 gene encoding lipid A disaccharide synthase: MKIFISTGEVSGDLQAAMLIKSLYQVAATKNIPLTIAGLGGDRMKAAGAEIIAHTDTIGSMGLIEALPFVTRTIKIQTFTKKYLQANLPDILIIVDYPTPNLALAGYVKKHFPHIPIVYYIAPQDWAVPMLNNVPKITQVVDKLLAVFPAEAQYFTSKGINVTWVGHPLLDRMQAAPNREQARQDLKLPLDAQIITLLPASRQQEIKYLLPVMCEAAQKIVQQMPNVQFLIPLSLSNYRPKIEAAIEQYNIPAQIIADSPIKAIAAADVAITKSGTVNLEIALLNVPQVVIYRVHPLTAWIYLKLLRFSIPLMSPTNLILNKKLVPELQQEAVTADNIATQTLHLLTNDLARKEIIAGYQQMRSLLGNEGVCNRAATEILNL; the protein is encoded by the coding sequence TTGAAAATTTTTATTAGTACTGGCGAAGTTTCTGGAGATTTACAAGCAGCAATGTTAATCAAGTCTCTATATCAAGTTGCTGCTACTAAAAATATACCTTTAACCATCGCAGGTTTAGGTGGCGATCGCATGAAGGCAGCAGGGGCAGAAATTATTGCCCATACTGATACAATTGGTTCTATGGGTTTAATTGAAGCCTTGCCCTTTGTAACTCGGACGATTAAGATTCAAACTTTTACTAAAAAATATCTTCAAGCAAATCTGCCAGATATCCTAATTATAGTAGACTATCCCACCCCCAATTTAGCTTTAGCTGGTTATGTAAAAAAGCATTTTCCTCATATCCCCATTGTTTATTATATTGCTCCCCAAGATTGGGCTGTGCCAATGTTAAATAATGTCCCAAAAATTACTCAGGTGGTGGATAAACTACTGGCGGTTTTTCCAGCAGAAGCGCAATATTTTACTAGTAAAGGTATTAATGTAACCTGGGTAGGTCATCCTCTATTAGATAGAATGCAAGCAGCACCCAATAGAGAGCAAGCAAGACAAGATCTTAAACTTCCTTTAGATGCTCAAATTATCACCCTGCTACCTGCATCACGCCAACAAGAAATAAAATATCTCTTACCTGTAATGTGTGAGGCTGCACAAAAAATTGTCCAACAGATGCCAAATGTGCAATTTCTCATTCCTCTATCACTATCAAACTATCGCCCGAAGATCGAAGCTGCCATTGAGCAATATAATATACCTGCACAAATTATCGCAGATTCCCCGATAAAAGCGATCGCTGCTGCTGATGTTGCTATTACTAAGTCAGGTACAGTAAATCTAGAAATTGCCCTATTAAATGTTCCTCAAGTGGTTATTTATCGTGTTCATCCCCTCACCGCTTGGATTTATCTTAAACTTTTGCGTTTTTCCATCCCTTTAATGTCGCCTACTAATTTAATTCTCAATAAAAAATTAGTTCCTGAATTACAACAAGAAGCAGTCACCGCCGATAATATTGCGACTCAAACCCTCCATCTATTAACTAACGATTTGGCAAGAAAAGAAATAATTGCAGGATATCAACAAATGCGCTCTCTTTTAGGTAATGAGGGAGTTTGCAATCGCGCTGCTACTGAAATTCTTAATCTTTAG